In the genome of Xenopus laevis strain J_2021 chromosome 1S, Xenopus_laevis_v10.1, whole genome shotgun sequence, one region contains:
- the smim15.S gene encoding small integral membrane protein 15, whose product MIDTLKGWAEYLVEWAAKDPYGFLITVLLALTPLFLASAVLSWKMAKMIEAKERDQKKKQKRQENIAKAKRTKKD is encoded by the coding sequence ATGATTGATACATTGAAGGGCTGGGCGGAATACTTGGTGGAATGGGCTGCCAAGGACCCATATGGTTTTCTTATAACCGTCCTCTTGGCCCTCACCCCGCTCTTCCTGGCGAGCGCAGTCCTGTCATGGAAAATGGCAAAAATGATCGAGGCCAAAGAACGGGATCAGAAGAAGAAACAGAAACGTCAGGAAAACATTGCTAAGGCCAAGCGGACAAAGAAGGACTAA